A genomic region of Streptosporangium lutulentum contains the following coding sequences:
- a CDS encoding GNAT family N-acetyltransferase, with product MPVEIHPATAQRWADLRTVLCPTENRQTCWCLAWRLTTSEYNSRTADERGDVMRALVDGDPPPGLLAYVDGEVAGWCNVGPRSAMDRLTGSRTIPPVDDVPVWSVVCFVVRASHRRRGVAEALLLGAVEHARKYGAPAIEGYPVDPEGGRVNPSLAYVGTIGMFERAGFRRLLKTSAKSDRRHRWIVRLDLGEE from the coding sequence ATGCCCGTCGAAATTCACCCGGCAACCGCGCAGCGCTGGGCCGATCTCCGCACCGTCCTGTGCCCCACCGAGAACAGGCAGACGTGCTGGTGCTTGGCCTGGCGCCTGACCACGTCCGAGTACAACAGCAGGACCGCCGACGAGCGGGGGGACGTCATGCGCGCCCTGGTCGACGGCGACCCTCCGCCCGGACTGCTGGCCTACGTGGACGGCGAGGTGGCCGGCTGGTGCAACGTGGGACCCCGCTCGGCGATGGACCGCCTGACCGGCTCGCGCACCATTCCCCCGGTCGACGACGTCCCGGTGTGGTCGGTGGTGTGCTTCGTCGTCCGGGCCTCCCACCGGCGCCGCGGCGTCGCCGAGGCCCTCCTGCTGGGTGCCGTGGAGCACGCCCGCAAGTACGGCGCACCGGCCATCGAGGGCTACCCCGTCGACCCCGAGGGCGGGCGGGTCAACCCCTCCCTCGCCTACGTCGGGACCATCGGCATGTTCGAGCGGGCCGGATTCCGCCGCCTTCTCAAGACCTCGGCCAAGAGCGACCGGCGACACCGCTGGATCGTCCGTCTCGATCTCGGCGAGGAGTGA
- a CDS encoding winged helix DNA-binding domain-containing protein produces the protein MPIITPERARLLRARAQGLAGGVRDDGVTAVIERVFAIQAQDTGAAALGLRVRGTGITRRDVSRAFDADRAVVRGWFMRGTLHTVAAHDVRWLLGLLGPIFLAASRRRYAELGLDERLQDRAEDLITEAVSTEGPLTRADLTTRLAGIGVEPSGQAPFHLIRRAALRGRICHGPAREDEATFVTLDDWVPAGDPGRPAQEAVAELARRYLAAYAPASAEDFASWSGLPVPLARNGWRALKDVVTVEIEGGAYALPPARLAEPAREEAPDVRLLPSYDNYLVGYRTRALSVPASHERRVWPGGGQIRPTVLAEGRAVATWTRRRSAVEVTPFEPLPPEIQAGVAAETADVARFWT, from the coding sequence ATGCCGATCATCACCCCCGAGCGGGCCCGATTGTTACGTGCCCGGGCGCAGGGATTGGCCGGCGGCGTCCGAGACGACGGTGTGACCGCGGTCATCGAGCGCGTCTTCGCGATACAGGCCCAGGACACCGGCGCGGCGGCCCTCGGCCTCCGGGTCCGCGGTACGGGGATCACCAGGCGCGACGTCTCCCGCGCGTTCGACGCCGACCGCGCGGTCGTGCGCGGATGGTTCATGCGCGGCACGCTGCACACGGTGGCGGCCCACGACGTCAGATGGCTGCTCGGACTCCTCGGACCGATCTTCCTGGCGGCGAGCCGCCGCCGATACGCCGAGCTCGGCCTGGACGAACGGCTCCAGGACCGCGCCGAGGACCTGATCACCGAAGCCGTGTCCACGGAGGGTCCGCTCACCCGCGCCGACCTCACGACCCGGCTGGCGGGCATCGGGGTGGAGCCGTCCGGCCAGGCGCCCTTCCACCTCATCCGCCGCGCCGCGCTGCGAGGGCGGATCTGCCACGGTCCGGCCCGCGAGGACGAGGCGACGTTCGTGACCCTCGACGACTGGGTGCCGGCCGGCGATCCCGGCCGCCCGGCCCAGGAGGCCGTCGCCGAGCTGGCCCGCCGGTATCTCGCCGCGTACGCCCCGGCCTCGGCCGAGGACTTCGCCTCGTGGTCGGGCCTGCCCGTGCCACTGGCCCGGAACGGGTGGCGCGCCCTCAAGGACGTCGTCACCGTCGAGATCGAGGGCGGCGCGTACGCACTGCCCCCGGCCCGCCTGGCGGAGCCGGCGCGGGAGGAGGCACCCGACGTGCGGCTGCTCCCCTCCTACGACAACTATCTCGTGGGCTACCGGACACGCGCCCTGTCGGTGCCCGCCTCTCACGAAAGACGCGTGTGGCCCGGAGGCGGCCAGATCCGCCCGACCGTGCTGGCGGAAGGGCGTGCGGTCGCCACCTGGACCAGACGGCGGTCGGCCGTCGAGGTCACGCCGTTCGAGCCGCTCCCACCCGAGATCCAGGCCGGGGTCGCCGCCGAGACGGCGGACGTCGCACGCTTCTGGACCTGA
- a CDS encoding cation:proton antiporter, which translates to MDDHMMLAAAPVAVIPAHHLMTFLLQLGLLLGLATVLGRLAARFGLPALLGELSAGILIGPSLLAHAAPDLFAWLLPQDAARFHLIDAVGQLGVLLLVGLAGMHLDAGFLRRQGRAAAWISGAGLIIPLVLGVGIGFMVPAELIADGVDPTVFALFMGVALCVSAIPVIAKILTEMRLLHRNIGQLILSTAVIDDVVGWLLLSVVSALATAGARTGQAVMTSIALLVAFVLVALLLGRRAVAVVLRVADRGQGNNTTIAAVTVMFLLSAAVTHAMGFEAILGAFVCGALIGSSPDLKVAKLVPLQTFVAAVLAPIFFATAGLRMDLTELANPVVLVAGIVVLVVAIAGKFAGAYIGARIARRSRWEALALGAGLNSRGVIEVIIAMVGLRLGVLTTASYTVIVLVAVVTSMMAPPLLRFAASRIAPTGEEAVREEFFDALENSDRELMATARETRP; encoded by the coding sequence GTGGATGATCACATGATGCTCGCCGCGGCACCTGTCGCCGTCATTCCCGCCCACCACCTCATGACCTTCCTCCTCCAGCTCGGTCTGCTCCTCGGCCTGGCGACCGTCCTCGGGCGGCTCGCCGCCCGGTTCGGGCTGCCGGCGCTTCTCGGCGAGCTGTCCGCGGGCATCCTGATCGGGCCGTCGCTGCTGGCGCACGCCGCGCCGGACCTCTTCGCCTGGCTGCTGCCCCAGGACGCGGCCCGATTCCACCTGATCGACGCCGTCGGCCAGCTCGGCGTCCTGCTCCTGGTCGGCCTGGCCGGTATGCACCTCGACGCCGGCTTCCTCCGGCGGCAGGGCAGGGCGGCGGCCTGGATCAGCGGCGCGGGACTGATCATTCCGCTCGTCCTCGGCGTCGGGATCGGGTTCATGGTTCCCGCGGAGCTGATCGCCGACGGTGTCGACCCCACGGTCTTCGCTCTCTTCATGGGAGTCGCCCTGTGCGTCAGCGCCATCCCGGTGATCGCCAAGATCCTCACGGAGATGCGCCTCCTCCACCGGAACATCGGCCAGCTCATCCTGAGCACCGCCGTGATCGACGACGTGGTGGGCTGGCTCCTGCTGTCAGTGGTCTCCGCGCTCGCCACCGCCGGAGCCCGCACCGGCCAGGCGGTGATGACCTCGATCGCGCTGCTCGTGGCGTTCGTCCTGGTCGCTCTGCTCCTGGGCCGCAGGGCGGTCGCCGTCGTGCTGCGCGTGGCCGATCGCGGCCAGGGGAACAACACGACGATCGCCGCGGTGACGGTCATGTTCCTGCTCTCCGCCGCGGTGACCCACGCGATGGGGTTCGAGGCCATCCTCGGCGCCTTCGTCTGCGGAGCGCTCATCGGATCGTCCCCCGACCTCAAGGTGGCCAAGCTGGTACCGCTGCAGACGTTCGTCGCCGCCGTACTGGCACCGATCTTCTTCGCGACGGCGGGCCTGCGGATGGACCTCACCGAACTGGCCAACCCCGTCGTCCTCGTGGCGGGAATCGTGGTCCTCGTCGTCGCCATCGCGGGCAAGTTCGCCGGCGCCTACATCGGCGCCCGCATCGCGCGGCGCAGCCGGTGGGAGGCGCTCGCCCTGGGAGCGGGCCTCAACTCCCGGGGCGTCATCGAGGTGATCATCGCCATGGTCGGGCTCAGGCTCGGCGTGCTCACCACCGCGTCCTACACGGTGATCGTGCTGGTCGCGGTCGTGACCTCGATGATGGCGCCGCCCCTGCTCCGCTTCGCGGCCTCCCGTATCGCCCCCACCGGGGAGGAGGCCGTCCGCGAGGAGTTCTTCGACGCCCTGGAGAACTCCGACAGGGAGCTGATGGCGACCGCCAGGGAGACACGACCGTGA
- a CDS encoding DUF2461 domain-containing protein — translation MSFSGFSHETFDFYRNLTADNSKEFWKRNREIYDRAVRTPMEELAGELSGEFGEVQVLRPQRDSRFSNDKSPYKTYQGAYLDIEPCLGYWVQIDASGLYASGRFYPYDPAEVVRYREAVDAEGSGTELAELVTRLREEGFEVGGERLKTRPRGVPADHPRLDLLRHRKLDVGLTLAAGPSLGSPEPLDRVRSIWREVRPLLRWVSQHVRAPDRA, via the coding sequence ATGAGTTTCTCTGGTTTCTCCCACGAGACCTTCGATTTTTACAGGAATCTGACGGCGGACAATTCCAAGGAATTCTGGAAGCGGAACAGGGAAATCTACGATCGGGCGGTCAGGACGCCGATGGAGGAGCTCGCCGGGGAGCTGTCCGGGGAATTCGGCGAGGTGCAGGTGCTGCGTCCCCAGCGCGATTCGCGATTCTCCAACGACAAATCGCCTTATAAGACCTATCAGGGCGCCTATCTCGACATCGAGCCCTGTCTGGGCTACTGGGTTCAGATCGACGCCTCAGGCCTGTACGCCTCCGGCCGCTTCTACCCCTACGACCCCGCGGAGGTCGTCCGCTATCGGGAGGCGGTAGACGCCGAGGGAAGCGGGACGGAACTGGCCGAGCTGGTGACGAGGCTGCGTGAGGAGGGGTTCGAGGTCGGGGGAGAGCGGCTCAAGACGCGTCCCCGGGGTGTGCCGGCGGACCATCCCCGGCTCGATCTGCTCCGGCACAGGAAGCTGGACGTCGGCCTGACGCTCGCCGCCGGCCCGTCGCTCGGGTCGCCGGAGCCGCTCGACCGGGTCCGCTCGATCTGGCGCGAGGTGCGTCCCCTGCTCCGCTGGGTGTCGCAGCACGTCCGGGCGCCGGACCGAGCCTGA
- a CDS encoding amino acid adenylation domain-containing protein, which produces MTALYEEPDQLALPSSPDLPTAVGPRSPGPAERHEHRLSPDRWEALAEAARVHGARPQALLVAAFAEVLRGWSKSPHFTLAYRSPGTGLVPVVASRTDDRFGVRAAKLDQAIARAVAGAAPFTETGGPPVVVGALEAGQVPEPALLDLGFREENGGLYLRWEAEGTAFPRGLCASMSGALVALLERLTTEEAAWRETRPDVVPEADRAILDEVNATDGPVPDTLLHEIVIARAAERPDAEAVVDGRRRLTYGELSSYAHRIGRRLRRDRVRANDLVAIVMEKGWEQYAAVYGVLTSGAAYLPIDATVPPERLAHLIERGHVRHVLTQSRLAERLTWPDGVVLHRVDEEFETGDDGPLPSVQRPTDLAYVIFTSGSTGEPKGVMVDHLGVVNLITDVNARFGVGPDDRLFGISGLHFDASIYDVFGVPAAGGTVVLPDPFERAQPDRWTDRVREESVTLWNSVPAIMEMLVGQAEIRDDRPLATLRLAVLSGDWIPLTLPGRLRAQADALTFVGSGGPTETICWSVFSPVGEVDPSWPSIPYGKPITNQRYHIVDDELRPRPIWAPGQMAVVSDVGLAHGYFDDPDRTAAQFVTLPEGGRAYLTGDLGRYLPDGNIEILGREDHQVKIQGYRIELGEIETVLRDQPSVEAAVVVAPRSGWGVRRLHAFVVGQDGPDPRELRTRLRELLPSYMVPAKVEVLDTLPLTRNGKIDRLTLIERAGGVGPAVSAKPGPEQTTQADRTAPAEDAEVPGTALERVIGVLMGDVLGCEPVERTGNFLRLGGDSLSGTRLAYALRELLGVEVPLRQVFDNPVPADLAAAISSVPVHGATAVEAAELVMDLSEEQEPVLS; this is translated from the coding sequence ATGACCGCTCTGTACGAGGAGCCGGATCAACTGGCGCTCCCGTCTTCGCCGGATCTCCCCACCGCGGTGGGTCCGCGTTCGCCCGGCCCGGCCGAGCGGCACGAGCACCGGCTGTCTCCCGACCGTTGGGAAGCGCTGGCCGAGGCCGCCCGTGTTCACGGTGCCCGCCCGCAGGCCCTGCTGGTGGCGGCGTTCGCCGAGGTGCTGCGGGGCTGGTCCAAGAGCCCGCACTTCACCCTGGCCTACCGCTCGCCCGGAACGGGGCTCGTTCCGGTGGTCGCCTCACGCACCGACGACCGGTTCGGCGTCCGGGCGGCCAAGCTCGACCAGGCGATCGCCCGCGCCGTGGCCGGCGCCGCGCCGTTCACCGAGACCGGCGGCCCGCCGGTGGTCGTCGGCGCGCTGGAGGCCGGGCAGGTGCCGGAGCCCGCGCTGCTCGACCTGGGCTTCCGCGAGGAGAACGGGGGACTGTACCTGCGCTGGGAGGCCGAAGGGACGGCGTTCCCACGGGGTCTGTGCGCGTCGATGTCCGGCGCCCTGGTCGCCCTGCTGGAGCGGCTGACCACCGAGGAGGCGGCCTGGCGGGAGACGCGCCCGGACGTGGTCCCCGAGGCCGACCGCGCGATCCTCGACGAGGTGAACGCGACCGACGGCCCCGTCCCCGACACGCTGCTGCACGAGATCGTCATCGCCCGGGCCGCCGAGCGGCCGGACGCGGAGGCGGTCGTCGACGGCCGGCGGCGGCTCACCTACGGCGAGCTGTCGAGCTACGCGCACCGCATCGGCCGCCGCCTGCGGCGCGACCGGGTGCGCGCGAACGATCTCGTCGCGATCGTCATGGAGAAGGGCTGGGAGCAGTACGCCGCCGTGTACGGCGTGCTCACCTCGGGCGCGGCCTACCTTCCGATCGACGCCACCGTGCCACCCGAGCGCCTGGCCCACCTGATCGAGCGCGGGCACGTCCGCCACGTGCTGACCCAGTCGCGCCTGGCCGAGCGGCTGACCTGGCCTGACGGCGTGGTCCTGCACCGGGTCGACGAGGAGTTCGAGACCGGTGACGACGGCCCGCTCCCCTCCGTCCAGCGCCCGACCGACCTCGCCTACGTCATCTTCACCTCCGGGTCGACGGGCGAGCCCAAGGGCGTGATGGTGGACCACCTCGGCGTGGTGAACCTGATCACCGATGTCAACGCCCGGTTCGGCGTCGGCCCGGACGACCGCCTGTTCGGCATCTCGGGGCTGCACTTCGACGCGTCGATCTACGACGTGTTCGGCGTGCCGGCCGCAGGCGGCACCGTCGTGCTGCCCGACCCGTTCGAGCGTGCCCAGCCCGACCGGTGGACCGACCGGGTGCGGGAGGAGAGCGTGACGCTCTGGAACTCCGTCCCGGCGATCATGGAGATGCTCGTCGGACAGGCCGAGATCCGGGACGACCGCCCCCTCGCCACGCTGCGCCTGGCCGTGCTGTCCGGCGACTGGATCCCGCTCACCCTTCCCGGCCGTCTGCGCGCGCAGGCGGACGCGTTGACGTTCGTGGGCTCGGGCGGGCCAACGGAGACGATCTGCTGGTCGGTGTTCTCACCCGTCGGGGAGGTCGACCCGTCCTGGCCGAGCATTCCGTACGGCAAGCCGATCACCAACCAGCGCTACCACATCGTGGACGACGAGCTGCGGCCGCGCCCGATCTGGGCGCCCGGGCAGATGGCGGTGGTGAGCGACGTCGGTCTGGCCCACGGCTACTTCGACGACCCCGACCGGACCGCGGCGCAGTTCGTGACGCTCCCCGAGGGCGGCCGCGCGTACCTGACCGGAGACCTCGGGCGTTACCTCCCGGACGGGAACATCGAGATCCTGGGCCGCGAGGACCACCAGGTGAAGATCCAGGGATACCGGATCGAGCTGGGGGAGATCGAGACGGTCCTGCGGGACCAGCCCTCGGTCGAGGCGGCCGTCGTCGTGGCGCCGCGCAGCGGGTGGGGGGTGCGCCGGCTGCACGCCTTTGTCGTCGGGCAGGACGGTCCCGACCCGCGCGAGCTGCGCACCCGTCTCCGGGAGCTGCTGCCCTCGTACATGGTCCCGGCCAAGGTCGAGGTGCTCGACACGCTGCCCCTGACCCGCAACGGCAAGATCGACCGGCTTACGCTCATCGAGCGGGCCGGAGGCGTCGGCCCGGCCGTCTCCGCGAAGCCGGGGCCGGAACAGACGACGCAGGCGGACCGGACGGCTCCCGCGGAGGACGCCGAGGTGCCCGGGACCGCACTCGAGCGTGTCATCGGCGTGCTGATGGGCGACGTGCTGGGCTGCGAGCCGGTCGAGCGCACCGGCAACTTCCTGCGGCTCGGCGGCGACTCCCTCAGCGGCACCCGCCTGGCGTACGCCCTGAGGGAGCTGCTCGGCGTCGAGGTGCCGCTCCGGCAGGTGTTCGACAACCCCGTCCCGGCGGATCTCGCCGCCGCCATCTCCTCCGTCCCGGTACACGGGGCGACGGCGGTGGAGGCGGCCGAGCTCGTCATGGACCTGAGCGAGGAACAGGAGCCGGTTCTCTCGTAA
- a CDS encoding bile acid:sodium symporter family protein — MSPTVTGVLLPAALAVIMFGLGLGLTAADFRRVAVHPRAVLVAIACQALLLPVVCFGLVLAFDLPPALAVGMMLLAASPGGPTANLYSHLFGGDVALNVTLTAINSVTAVFTLPIVTNLSMAYFYADAGALGLQFDKIVQVFAVVLIPAVLGMLIKVRAAAFADRMNRPVKVLSVITLVTVIGVAVAAEAANLSGYVGTVGMICLVFSVVSLGVGYWLPRLAGVAPRQALASCMEIGIHNSTLAIAVAMSPALLNNPQMAIPAVVYGVLVFLVASVAGFAARRGVRPALNLVTAPEPVRSASR, encoded by the coding sequence ATGAGCCCCACCGTCACCGGAGTACTGCTGCCCGCGGCTCTCGCCGTCATCATGTTCGGTCTGGGCCTGGGCCTGACCGCGGCCGACTTCCGCCGGGTGGCGGTCCACCCCCGGGCCGTCCTCGTCGCCATCGCCTGCCAGGCGCTCCTGCTGCCCGTCGTCTGTTTCGGACTCGTCCTGGCCTTCGATCTGCCCCCCGCGCTGGCCGTCGGCATGATGCTGCTGGCCGCCTCGCCCGGCGGGCCGACGGCCAACCTCTACAGTCACCTCTTCGGCGGAGACGTCGCGCTCAACGTCACGCTGACCGCGATCAACTCCGTGACCGCCGTCTTCACGCTCCCCATCGTCACCAACCTCTCCATGGCCTACTTCTACGCCGACGCGGGTGCGCTGGGGCTGCAGTTCGACAAGATCGTCCAGGTCTTCGCCGTCGTGCTGATCCCCGCCGTGCTCGGCATGCTGATCAAGGTCAGGGCCGCCGCCTTCGCCGACCGGATGAACCGCCCGGTCAAGGTCCTCTCGGTGATCACGCTGGTGACGGTGATCGGCGTCGCGGTCGCCGCCGAGGCGGCCAACCTCTCGGGTTACGTCGGCACCGTCGGCATGATCTGCCTGGTCTTCAGCGTCGTCAGTCTCGGCGTCGGTTACTGGCTGCCGCGCCTGGCCGGAGTGGCCCCCCGCCAGGCTCTCGCCTCGTGCATGGAGATAGGCATCCACAACAGCACGCTCGCCATCGCCGTCGCGATGAGCCCCGCCCTGCTGAACAACCCGCAGATGGCGATCCCCGCCGTGGTGTACGGCGTGCTGGTGTTCCTCGTCGCGTCCGTCGCGGGATTCGCCGCGCGCCGCGGCGTCCGTCCCGCGCTCAACCTGGTCACCGCGCCGGAACCCGTCAGGAGCGCGTCGCGGTGA
- a CDS encoding MFS transporter, with protein MAKASLGRHADFNRLWAGQTISNFGDKISLLALPTIAIVTLGGGPIEVGVLGTLRFLPFLLLAPLAGLVADRISRRSIMIAADLGRFLALATIPLAFMFDAVTLTHLYIVAAVVGVLTTFFEVSYQSWLPQLIGTENLVEGNTKLQISRSLAEALGAGAGGALMQVLGAARAVTVDAFTFLVSLTALLLIRQRDVRERVEGQKASAAADMKEGLRTLFGTPVLRSLFTSNVVVNFGAAIGDALILVYAYNVLGLSPGQVGIAWAVMAVFVIVGAVLSEQVAKVFTLGRTLVLVAVVLGAGYILVPSAGAIGGFAGLLVIQAVLGFVSPIFDIHVLSLVQGVTPNEQMGRVGGTALAAVYGALSIGYAVGGVLGEAIGLTAGLILAGAIIALGGLLLLFGPVIAIREQPSGESPEETPADGSETPADDSERPAATIAG; from the coding sequence ATGGCAAAGGCATCCCTCGGCCGACACGCCGATTTCAATCGGCTGTGGGCCGGGCAGACGATCAGTAATTTCGGTGACAAGATCTCACTGCTGGCCCTTCCGACCATCGCGATCGTCACACTCGGGGGCGGTCCGATCGAGGTCGGCGTACTGGGAACCCTGCGGTTCCTCCCCTTCCTCCTTCTCGCCCCCCTCGCGGGGCTGGTCGCCGACCGGATCTCAAGACGGTCCATCATGATCGCCGCTGATCTCGGACGCTTCCTGGCGCTCGCGACCATCCCGCTCGCCTTCATGTTCGACGCGGTCACGCTCACCCATCTCTACATCGTGGCCGCGGTCGTCGGTGTGCTCACGACGTTCTTCGAGGTCTCCTACCAGTCCTGGCTGCCACAGCTCATCGGCACCGAGAACCTGGTCGAGGGCAACACCAAGCTGCAGATCAGCCGGAGCCTCGCCGAGGCCCTCGGCGCGGGCGCGGGCGGCGCGCTCATGCAGGTCCTGGGCGCTGCCAGGGCCGTCACGGTCGACGCGTTCACCTTCCTCGTCTCGCTGACAGCGCTGCTGCTCATCCGGCAGCGCGATGTCCGCGAGCGGGTCGAGGGCCAGAAGGCGTCAGCGGCGGCCGACATGAAGGAGGGCCTGCGCACGCTGTTCGGCACCCCGGTCCTGCGGAGCCTGTTCACCTCCAACGTCGTGGTCAACTTCGGCGCGGCCATCGGTGACGCGCTGATCCTGGTGTACGCCTACAACGTGCTGGGCCTCAGCCCCGGTCAGGTCGGCATCGCCTGGGCCGTCATGGCCGTCTTCGTCATCGTCGGAGCGGTCCTGTCCGAGCAGGTCGCCAAGGTCTTCACCCTCGGCCGGACGCTGGTCCTCGTCGCGGTCGTCCTCGGCGCGGGCTACATCCTGGTCCCGTCGGCCGGCGCGATCGGCGGGTTCGCCGGCCTCCTCGTCATCCAGGCGGTCCTCGGGTTCGTCAGCCCGATCTTCGACATCCACGTGCTCAGCCTGGTGCAGGGCGTCACGCCGAACGAGCAGATGGGCCGCGTCGGCGGCACCGCGCTCGCCGCGGTCTACGGCGCGCTGTCCATCGGCTACGCGGTCGGCGGCGTGCTCGGCGAGGCCATCGGCCTGACCGCCGGACTCATCCTGGCCGGTGCGATCATCGCTCTCGGCGGGCTCCTGCTGCTCTTCGGGCCTGTGATCGCGATTCGCGAGCAACCCTCGGGGGAGTCGCCGGAGGAGACCCCGGCGGACGGCTCCGAGACCCCGGCGGACGACTCCGAGCGCCCGGCGGCGACGATCGCGGGATGA
- a CDS encoding AfsR/SARP family transcriptional regulator, which yields MLTDSTPAVTVHCLGNFRLEINGRPVAHWRAGKARALFQYLLVNRDRLIHRDRLHEVLWPDSDDRSSSSLKVAVHAVRRVLGTYDRDDGFRLIHQDHGYMLQAQNAWVDLEEFERAFQRARDAWALKDHQRALEWFQTTADLYTGDFLASETGDWINEQRQWAQGLALRALAVLRADSLEREDWAAAMHWCRRIIALDPYHEDTYQTLMMIHGELGELGRARDWYELCRRRLSKDLDAEPAERTERILASLTRRRNRPLVPALAGPSSAF from the coding sequence ATGCTCACGGATTCCACGCCTGCCGTGACGGTCCACTGCCTGGGCAACTTCCGTCTGGAGATCAACGGCCGGCCGGTGGCCCACTGGCGCGCGGGTAAGGCCAGGGCACTCTTCCAATATCTCCTGGTCAACCGTGATCGGTTGATCCACCGCGACCGGCTCCACGAGGTGCTCTGGCCCGACAGCGACGACCGGAGCTCCAGCTCCCTCAAGGTGGCGGTTCACGCCGTACGCCGCGTCCTGGGAACGTACGACAGAGACGACGGGTTCCGGCTGATCCATCAGGACCACGGATACATGCTGCAGGCGCAGAACGCCTGGGTCGATCTGGAGGAGTTCGAGCGGGCCTTCCAGAGGGCACGGGACGCCTGGGCCCTCAAGGACCACCAGCGCGCCCTCGAATGGTTCCAGACCACCGCCGACCTCTACACCGGCGACTTCCTGGCCAGCGAGACCGGTGACTGGATCAACGAGCAGCGCCAGTGGGCGCAGGGCCTCGCGCTTCGGGCGCTGGCGGTGCTGCGCGCCGACTCCCTGGAGCGCGAGGACTGGGCGGCGGCCATGCACTGGTGCCGGCGCATCATCGCCCTCGACCCCTACCACGAGGACACCTACCAGACGCTGATGATGATCCACGGCGAGCTGGGTGAGCTGGGCAGAGCCAGGGACTGGTACGAGCTGTGCCGCCGCCGTCTCAGCAAGGACCTCGACGCCGAGCCCGCGGAGCGCACCGAGCGGATTCTCGCCTCCCTGACCCGCCGAAGGAACCGGCCGCTCGTCCCGGCGCTGGCCGGCCCGTCCTCGGCCTTCTGA
- a CDS encoding UbiA family prenyltransferase translates to MTQPMYKVNTGIRPTSVINGRTVRLAWIEARPAVQVIFQLRLLAGALIGAGALADVSWKVMAVGAVTWLLLTWSAYLLNGAADVVEDESNGSTRPIARGDLAAITGGRLAILLAAVGLTLSVAVSERFFLLALLLLVLSWAYSTGPAPLKNTVAGVQVAVVGAGLVTYLAGINAAGVPLADTVLVFAVAMSAWMGIGGLAKDLSDVAGDRAAGRHTLPLLWGERRAKLAIATAATAVGAAFFLAALTVAPGLLFVAGLVLTGSVVLAVVALGRWSKGDRVAQRRPYRIFMITQYSGHLSVLSELVIR, encoded by the coding sequence ATGACGCAGCCGATGTACAAGGTCAACACAGGGATTCGACCGACGAGCGTGATCAACGGCCGGACGGTACGACTGGCCTGGATCGAGGCTCGACCCGCGGTACAGGTGATCTTCCAGCTCCGACTGCTCGCCGGCGCGCTCATCGGCGCCGGAGCCCTGGCCGACGTCTCGTGGAAGGTGATGGCGGTGGGAGCGGTCACCTGGCTCCTGCTGACCTGGTCGGCCTACCTGCTCAACGGCGCCGCCGACGTCGTCGAGGACGAGTCCAACGGCTCCACCCGCCCGATCGCCCGGGGCGACCTCGCCGCGATCACCGGGGGGCGGCTCGCCATCCTGCTCGCCGCCGTCGGGCTGACGCTGTCCGTGGCGGTGTCGGAGAGGTTCTTCCTCCTCGCGCTCCTCCTCCTTGTCCTCAGCTGGGCCTACTCGACCGGTCCCGCTCCCCTGAAGAACACCGTGGCGGGGGTGCAGGTGGCCGTCGTGGGCGCGGGGCTCGTCACCTACCTGGCGGGCATCAACGCGGCCGGCGTCCCCCTCGCCGACACCGTGCTGGTGTTCGCGGTCGCGATGTCGGCCTGGATGGGCATCGGCGGGCTCGCGAAGGACCTGTCCGACGTCGCGGGAGACCGGGCCGCGGGGCGGCACACCCTGCCGCTGCTGTGGGGTGAGCGCCGGGCCAAGCTGGCCATCGCGACCGCCGCGACGGCGGTGGGCGCGGCCTTCTTCCTCGCCGCGCTGACCGTCGCGCCCGGTCTCCTGTTCGTCGCGGGCCTGGTCCTCACCGGAAGCGTCGTCCTCGCCGTCGTCGCGCTCGGCCGGTGGAGCAAGGGAGACCGCGTGGCGCAGCGCCGGCCGTACCGTATCTTCATGATCACCCAGTACTCGGGGCACCTGAGCGTCCTGTCGGAGCTCGTGATCCGGTAG